The Setaria italica strain Yugu1 chromosome VIII, Setaria_italica_v2.0, whole genome shotgun sequence genome includes the window GGCCGCGCTCGAGGGCGCCACCGAGGACATGGACCTCATGGGCCGCCTCCTCGACGAGCTCGACCTCCTGCAGCGGCGGTCGAAGGACGTCGACCTCGACATGGTGGACGTCAAGGTGCAGAAGCTCATGCCGGAGCTCGGGTTCGCGTCGGAGGACGCCGACCGCCTCGTCGCGTCCTTCAGCGGCGGGTGGCAGATGAGGATGTCCCTCGGCAAGATACTTCTTCAGGTATAAGAATTCGACCTTTTGCATTCCACAATTGCAGCTGTTACAATATTACAATGTGAAGAGTTGTGCTGGGTGGAAATGGAATTGCATTGTGGCACCCAATTGGTGATGAATTCCAATAGAGTTGTCATCCAGCAATTGCTTCtagtttagattttttttctcaagcgTATTGTTCTGTTCTATGTTTACTAAAATCTGATTTTTTGCAGGATCCTGATTTGCTGCTACTTGATGAGCCTACAAATCATGTCGATTTGGACACCATTGAGTGGCTGGAGAGCTATCTGAAGACTCAGGATGTGCCGATGGTCATCATATCTCACGACAGGGCTTTTCTTGATCAGTTGTGTACCAAGATAGTGGAAACTGAATTTGGTGTGTCCAAGACATACAAGGGTAACTACTCAGAGTACATTCTAGCCAAGGCGATAGCGGTCGAGGCACAGTATGCTGCGTGGGAGAAGCAGCAGAAGGAGATTGAACAGACAAAGGAACTGATAAACAGACTTGGAGCTGGAGTTAACGCGGGGCGTGCCTCCAGTGAGCAAAAGGTAATTGCTTGGATTTCATAGTGGAGGCTTGCATCAAATCACTGTGGCCTATCATATTACATTTTCAGCTGCTATTTTGTATGTTTCTGCTTACATTTTTGTGTAGATTCTAACGACTTTATCTGAACAGAAATTGGAGAAGCTTGAAAAGGAAGGGTTGATTGAGAAACCTTTCCAACGGAAGCAGCTAAAGATCAGATTCCCTGAGCGGGGAAGAAGTGGTAGAACCGTGTTAACAATAAAGAATCTTCAGTTTGGATTTGAGGATAAGGTCAGCATCGTTGTGTGAATGCTCATTGCTTCCAAGATTTCAGTTTATGAATTAATATATTATTATATTGTGATATCATATACACTAACTATTTACACACATTCTGATTGCTGTGATGTGTGTTCAGACTCTGTTCAACAATGCCAACCTAATAGTAGAGAGAGGTGAAAAGATAGCTATCATTGGGCCCAATGGATGTGGGAAGAGCACACTGCTTAAACTTATTTTGGGGATGGAGAAGCCACAAGGTGGTGAGGTGCTTCTTGGGGACCACAATGTGCTGCCAAACTATTTCGAGCAGAATCAGGTATGGTAAACTGAATCACTCTAATTGTTATCTCTTCGTGTGGTTGTTTCAGATAAATCTAGCTGCTGTGGGTACCTTAATCATGCTCCTCTGAGTAACTACAGTAAAAATTGCACTTTCCAACTAGATTAATGGGATATGATGTTTTACCAGGCAGAAGCTCTTGATTTGGAGAAGACTGTGCTAGATACTGTAGCAGATGCTGCAGAAGATTGGAAGCTTGATGATATCAAAGGTCTGCTTGGCCGTTGTAACTTCAGGGATGACATGCTGGACAGAAAAGTTCAATATTTAAGTGGTGGAGAGAAGGTAATGTGCATTTTCAGTACAGTTATTACTCCTCACAGGTTACCTTTATGCTCTGTCTGAATGCTCTCCAAAGCTCACTCTTTCTCTAATATTCCTTAGGCGAGGCTTGCATTTTGCAAGTTCTTGGTGACTCCATCTACTTTACTCATCTTGGATGAACCGACAAACCATCTTGATATCCCATCAAAAGAAATGCTTGAGGTCAGATGCAGCCCTCATCCTTCTCGAAAGTTCAGTTTTCATGATCTTTAGTTTCCTCGTTTTTCTCTGTTATGGGATTGTCAAAAATTTTGAGCATGCAGACCTAATAAATGGTTTTGCATGCATGACAGGAGGCAATATCAGAGTATACAGGTACTGTGATAACAGTTTCTCATGATCGTTACTTCGTAAAACAAATTGTTAACCGGGTTATTGAAGTAAAAGATCAGACTATCCAGGACTATAAAGGAGATTACAATGTAAGTTCTCATATGATCTTTATTCTTTAAAGCATACCATTATGCTTCCTTCAGATTTCTGATCGCAATGGGCATGAATTATGTTGAATTCTTCTTGCTATTATTCCCTTAGTGTAACTGCATGATCATCCCATCTGTTTACAGTGTTATCTGCTTAACTCAGAGTTAAGTGTATTGTACTTTTGACAAAGTTAATTAGAAGCTCGTGTACTGAAGTAGTGTGCCAGAAACTTTAGCAATAATAATTCCATAAGTTAGTATGTAGAATATCTGAACATGAGAGTGACACACACGTGCGCACTGAAAGGAAAGGAATTGGAATCCATCTAGTTTTACATAGGATTTCCACTCTGAATCATATCAAGACATACGAAAGCAAGTATGATGAAATTTTCTTCATCGATGATTTCAGTATTACCTTGAAAGGAACCTTGAAGCCAGAGAAAGGGAACTTGCCCGTGAGGAAGAGCTCGAGGAGAAAGCCCCCAAAGTAAAGGCCAAGTCCAAAATGTCGAAGGTAAATATTGCTATGGTCCATTCATAGTACCATTTCAGGTATGAACCATAAATTTCCTTTGCTTTAGTTTGTCAAtctaacattttttttctgaactcGAATGCAGGCAGAGAAAGAAGCCAGAAAGAAGCAGAAGGTGCAGGCCTTCCAACAAAGCAAGCAGAAATCGAAGTCGCTTAAAAACTCAAAGAGGTGGAAGTGAAGTGTCATGGTTCCTCGCTTAGGGATTTGCAGTGCTGTATGCTATCAGCAACACCAGTACAAGGCAGAAACCAGTATTTGCTACTGCCTGGTGTGCTCTATGCTATAACCGGTA containing:
- the LOC101764559 gene encoding ABC transporter F family member 5 — protein: MAAMDILSCKLRSLRLNSALLPSPPSPSRSVPISRRLRRRRHAPLHCRLTTSSSPSTSTTTTTTEEAKNQDLSSLLSSSSDPSAAGAAKKKRSGGSSGASSIPSGVRLEGISKSYKGVTVLKDVSWEVQRGEKVGLVGVNGAGKTTQLRIIAGLEEPDGGTVVKAKENMKIAFLSQEFEVSASRTVREEFFSAFEEEMEVKRRLEQVQAALEGATEDMDLMGRLLDELDLLQRRSKDVDLDMVDVKVQKLMPELGFASEDADRLVASFSGGWQMRMSLGKILLQDPDLLLLDEPTNHVDLDTIEWLESYLKTQDVPMVIISHDRAFLDQLCTKIVETEFGVSKTYKGNYSEYILAKAIAVEAQYAAWEKQQKEIEQTKELINRLGAGVNAGRASSEQKKLEKLEKEGLIEKPFQRKQLKIRFPERGRSGRTVLTIKNLQFGFEDKTLFNNANLIVERGEKIAIIGPNGCGKSTLLKLILGMEKPQGGEVLLGDHNVLPNYFEQNQAEALDLEKTVLDTVADAAEDWKLDDIKGLLGRCNFRDDMLDRKVQYLSGGEKARLAFCKFLVTPSTLLILDEPTNHLDIPSKEMLEEAISEYTGTVITVSHDRYFVKQIVNRVIEVKDQTIQDYKGDYNYYLERNLEARERELAREEELEEKAPKVKAKSKMSKAEKEARKKQKVQAFQQSKQKSKSLKNSKRWK